In a genomic window of Candidatus Acidiferrales bacterium:
- a CDS encoding CTP synthase encodes MAKRNIKYIFVTGGVVSSLGKGIAAASLGLLLKSRGLSVAMQKFDPYINVDAGTMNPFQHGEVYVTDDGAETDLDLGHYERFLDITTTRANNTTTGQIYYEVISKERRGDYLGACVQVVPHVTDEIARRFSQPYENGNFDVVITEIGGTVGDIEGLPFLEAMRQFMLRVGRRNAINIHVTLVPFIEAAGEIKTKPTQHSVKNLLEIGVQPEILICRTSKKITREVKEKIAMFTNIEADSVIEGRDVETIYEMPLIFRKQHLDQIVLDKFNLNAREPNLSEWEEMVGRIKNPKYNVKIGICGKYTDLRDSYKSILEAFIHAGSENDAKVELKWVAAEDIERDGTEAHLSDIDGLLVPGGFGERGIEGMIIAIKHAREKKLPYFGICLGMQTAIIEFARNVLGWKDANSSEFKRTAHNVIDIMPGQKTVKEKGGTMRLGAYICMLQKGSKAYQAYGTEVISERHRHRFEVNNKFRKRITDAGMRFSGVSPDNQLVEMAELPDHPWFVGCQFHPELKSRATKAHPLFREFVRAALEEKIKD; translated from the coding sequence TTGGCTAAGCGGAACATAAAATATATTTTTGTCACGGGCGGCGTCGTTTCGTCGCTCGGAAAAGGAATCGCAGCCGCCTCGCTTGGCTTGCTTCTCAAGTCGAGAGGACTCAGCGTCGCAATGCAGAAGTTTGATCCGTACATAAACGTCGATGCCGGCACGATGAACCCGTTTCAGCACGGCGAAGTTTATGTTACTGACGACGGTGCCGAAACAGATTTGGACCTCGGTCACTATGAGCGTTTCCTGGACATAACTACAACGCGGGCGAACAACACCACAACGGGGCAAATCTATTATGAGGTGATCTCGAAAGAAAGGCGCGGCGATTATCTCGGAGCCTGCGTCCAGGTCGTTCCGCATGTCACGGACGAAATAGCGAGGCGTTTTTCCCAGCCGTATGAAAACGGGAATTTTGATGTAGTCATTACGGAGATAGGCGGCACGGTCGGCGACATCGAAGGGCTTCCGTTTCTCGAGGCGATGCGGCAATTCATGCTGAGAGTCGGGAGAAGAAATGCGATCAACATTCACGTTACTCTCGTTCCGTTCATCGAAGCCGCGGGCGAGATCAAAACGAAGCCGACGCAGCACAGCGTAAAAAATCTGCTGGAGATCGGGGTACAGCCGGAGATTTTGATCTGCAGAACGTCGAAGAAGATTACGCGGGAAGTGAAGGAAAAAATAGCGATGTTCACGAACATCGAAGCCGATTCGGTCATCGAAGGGAGAGATGTGGAGACGATTTACGAAATGCCTCTCATATTCAGAAAGCAGCATCTCGATCAAATAGTTCTCGACAAGTTTAACCTTAATGCCAGAGAGCCGAATTTGTCCGAATGGGAGGAGATGGTTGGCCGAATAAAAAATCCCAAATACAATGTTAAGATCGGAATCTGCGGAAAATATACCGATCTTCGCGATTCGTACAAGAGTATACTCGAAGCTTTCATTCACGCCGGGTCCGAGAACGATGCTAAGGTGGAACTGAAATGGGTTGCCGCGGAAGATATTGAGCGGGATGGCACCGAAGCTCATTTGTCTGACATCGACGGACTTCTTGTGCCCGGCGGATTCGGCGAGCGCGGAATCGAGGGGATGATTATCGCCATCAAGCACGCGCGTGAGAAGAAACTTCCCTATTTTGGAATTTGCCTGGGGATGCAGACGGCGATCATTGAGTTCGCGCGCAACGTCCTCGGATGGAAAGACGCGAACTCGTCTGAGTTCAAAAGGACGGCACACAACGTTATCGATATCATGCCTGGCCAGAAAACCGTGAAAGAAAAGGGAGGCACAATGCGTTTGGGTGCGTACATCTGCATGTTGCAGAAAGGCTCGAAGGCTTATCAGGCATATGGGACGGAAGTAATAAGCGAGCGTCATCGGCACCGGTTCGAAGTGAACAACAAATTCAGGAAGAGAATCACGGATGCCGGAATGCGATTCAGCGGTGTGTCACCGGACAACCAGCTCGTCGAGATGGCTGAACTGCCCGATCATCCGTGGTTCGTCGGCTGTCAATTCCATCCGGAACTGAAATCGCGTGCCACGAAAGCGCATCCGCTGTTCAGAGAATTTGTCAGAGCCGCGCTGGAAGAAAAGATCAAAGACTGA
- the fsa gene encoding fructose-6-phosphate aldolase produces the protein MKFFIDTANLDEIKEAAELGVLDGVTTNPSLVAKEKYDINFRELIGEICKIVPGPVSAEVVSTDFQGMMNEAHELSKIADNVVIKIPLLKEGLKAVKRLKAEEIKTNVTLCFSPNQALLAAKAGASFISPFIGRLDDISQEGMELIEQILTIYRNYDFKTEVLVASVRHPMHVAQAAMLGADIVTMPFKVIDQLIKHPLTDIGLQKFLSDWKKVGASQTAAVSK, from the coding sequence ATGAAATTTTTCATAGACACTGCAAATCTCGATGAGATAAAAGAAGCCGCCGAACTTGGCGTCCTCGACGGAGTGACGACAAACCCGAGCTTGGTTGCAAAAGAGAAATATGACATCAACTTTAGAGAATTGATCGGCGAAATCTGCAAGATAGTCCCGGGTCCCGTGAGCGCAGAAGTTGTCTCGACGGATTTCCAGGGTATGATGAACGAAGCGCACGAACTCAGCAAGATTGCTGACAATGTTGTAATAAAAATTCCGCTTCTGAAAGAAGGGCTCAAGGCAGTCAAGCGCCTGAAAGCGGAAGAAATCAAAACGAACGTCACGCTCTGCTTTTCGCCGAACCAGGCTCTTCTTGCCGCCAAGGCTGGTGCATCATTTATCAGCCCGTTCATCGGAAGGCTCGACGACATCAGTCAGGAAGGAATGGAGCTTATCGAGCAGATACTAACCATATACAGGAATTACGACTTCAAAACCGAAGTTCTCGTTGCCAGTGTCAGGCATCCGATGCATGTCGCTCAGGCTGCGATGCTGGGCGCAGATATAGTTACCATGCCGTTCAAGGTCATCGATCAGCTTATAAAACATCCGCTGACCGATATCGGGCTTCAGAAGTTTTTATCGGACTGGAAAAAAGTCGGCGCGTCTCAGACGGCTGCAGTTTCGAAATGA
- the gcvT gene encoding glycine cleavage system aminomethyltransferase GcvT, which yields MKRTPFNEIHKKLGAKMVEFAGFEMPVQYSSIMAEHKCVRQSVGVFDVSHMGEFLVRGRDSEAFLQRNTLNDVTKLAPGQAQYTALVNENGFLLDDLIVYRFSGTSLPVAEASPAYMIVANAANIEKDYKTFSSRLFPQTGSSTGDVRLEDVSDRTALLSVQGPKSIATLQKLTGIELSSIQYYHFVEGKIDGTDAIISRTGYTGELGFEIFFTVNGTNHEELWNEIFESGREFNIMPIGLGARDTLRLEMGYCLYGNDIDETTNPIEAGLGWITKIDKGDFVGKQAIIKARQNIARKLVGFEMEESAIPRHGYEIHSESGKTQFAERVGCVTSGTFSPSLETGIGMGYVEASRAVENSDIFIDVRGKKARARVVKLPFVDNHSRAGIQLSQTKN from the coding sequence ATGAAGAGGACCCCGTTCAACGAGATTCATAAGAAATTGGGTGCGAAGATGGTGGAGTTCGCCGGGTTCGAAATGCCGGTGCAGTATTCGAGCATCATGGCCGAGCACAAGTGCGTCCGGCAGAGTGTCGGTGTATTTGATGTTTCACACATGGGAGAGTTTCTCGTTCGAGGAAGGGATTCCGAAGCGTTTCTTCAGCGGAATACTTTAAACGATGTGACCAAGCTTGCTCCGGGACAAGCCCAGTATACTGCACTGGTAAATGAAAATGGTTTTCTTCTCGACGATCTCATCGTTTACAGGTTTAGCGGTACGTCCCTTCCGGTGGCTGAAGCCTCGCCGGCGTATATGATTGTTGCAAATGCTGCTAACATCGAAAAAGACTATAAGACGTTTTCTTCCCGACTTTTCCCGCAAACGGGATCTTCGACTGGCGACGTGAGACTCGAAGATGTGAGCGACCGTACGGCACTTCTGTCCGTGCAAGGGCCGAAATCTATTGCGACTCTGCAAAAGCTAACCGGAATAGAATTGAGCTCAATCCAATATTACCATTTTGTCGAAGGCAAGATTGACGGGACCGATGCGATAATCTCGAGGACAGGTTATACGGGCGAGTTAGGATTTGAAATTTTCTTCACGGTAAACGGAACGAACCACGAAGAATTGTGGAATGAAATTTTTGAATCGGGGAGAGAGTTCAATATCATGCCGATCGGGCTCGGTGCGAGGGATACACTGAGACTTGAAATGGGTTACTGTCTTTACGGGAACGATATTGACGAAACTACAAATCCCATAGAGGCAGGATTGGGTTGGATAACAAAAATAGATAAAGGAGATTTTGTAGGCAAACAGGCAATCATAAAGGCGAGACAGAATATTGCTCGGAAGCTAGTGGGGTTCGAGATGGAAGAGAGCGCCATACCACGCCACGGCTACGAGATTCACTCGGAGAGCGGGAAAACTCAATTCGCGGAACGAGTCGGCTGCGTCACGAGCGGAACTTTCTCGCCATCGCTCGAAACGGGAATCGGCATGGGTTATGTCGAAGCATCGAGGGCGGTGGAGAACAGCGACATTTTCATCGATGTTCGCGGAAAGAAAGCGCGGGCACGGGTCGTCAAACTTCCGTTTGTCGATAATCATTCGCGAGCTGGGATTCAACTGTCGCAAACGAAAAACTGA
- a CDS encoding 2-phosphosulfolactate phosphatase: MKIEVFFSPAGVDELGMRGKNVVIIDVLRASTTICTALRNGAREVIPAPDIESATKISTNLSGDSHLLGGERQGKKIDGFDLGNSPFEYTPEKVGGKTIIFTTTNGAGAMYKCRYASMALVGGFVNASAVAQTVVDIGGTWTVLCSGRQGGFSIEDATCAGMIIAKVNAVVKVETDDAGLTSVILYNKFKKGILGMMKQSAHGKYLVSIGFEEDLKFCAEVDNVPVIPVIEGTGIKLKQNKLVVNG, encoded by the coding sequence ATGAAAATCGAGGTTTTCTTTTCACCCGCCGGTGTGGATGAACTCGGTATGCGCGGCAAAAATGTCGTCATCATTGACGTGCTCCGGGCATCTACCACGATTTGTACAGCTCTAAGAAACGGAGCCCGCGAAGTTATTCCCGCTCCGGATATCGAAAGCGCAACGAAAATTTCAACAAACCTCAGCGGCGATTCGCATCTCCTCGGCGGAGAAAGGCAGGGTAAAAAAATCGACGGCTTCGATCTCGGTAATTCTCCGTTCGAATATACTCCGGAGAAAGTCGGCGGTAAGACGATAATTTTTACGACCACCAACGGTGCGGGAGCAATGTATAAATGCCGTTATGCATCCATGGCTCTGGTCGGGGGTTTCGTCAACGCCTCTGCGGTAGCTCAGACGGTTGTCGACATCGGCGGAACGTGGACAGTTCTTTGCTCTGGCAGACAGGGTGGCTTTTCAATTGAAGATGCAACATGCGCAGGAATGATAATAGCGAAAGTCAATGCTGTCGTTAAAGTGGAGACGGACGATGCCGGATTGACATCGGTTATTTTATATAATAAGTTCAAGAAGGGCATCCTCGGAATGATGAAGCAGTCTGCGCACGGAAAATATCTGGTGTCGATTGGCTTCGAGGAGGATCTGAAATTTTGTGCCGAGGTCGATAACGTTCCAGTAATACCCGTAATTGAAGGAACTGGAATCAAGCTCAAGCAAAATAAGCTGGTGGTAAACGGCTAA
- a CDS encoding DNA translocase FtsK 4TM domain-containing protein: protein MPEPRERLEKNLNHKDGEARQVEIASGRERKPVKDQVRGKRSLRSEVMNFSLIIISILAGLSIVSYSPADDANSEIGFFDMFRLFLGDEALRAKADAIHNWLGIFGAYIANFFVNSTLGYFAIAFPVILLIFSWTALQKRDYVKAARISTMVLIYGIVIAVLSGYLKALYGTDKFGKEWYGLIGEFSALALIRALGAVGGAAVIFLVLFSLVVFTLKISPQELVNAFIWLFSLIFKSIGSLFAFIFSRRKPKGEVVISRDDEKRVFPVEPVKIVREDARTKHDANLIEEAKELVKRSFTRAEEAEEEISDEEPEEGREKLLITRKVIPPPRFTDSETAESVNQDEEIEYTPPPLDLLDVPVQVDKISDDELRANAELLRSKLQVFDIEIENVSVIPGPVVTLYELVPASGVKISRITSLEDDLALALQARGIRIIAPIPGKGAVGVEIPNHKPQIVNFRSVVSSAKFQDLRFNLPIAMGKTITGEIFVDDLSRMPHLLIAGATGSGKSVGINTIMMSMIYKLKPWEIKFVIIDPKKIELSLYKKLSKHFLAVSPDVDEEIITDAGNAVLALKSVESEMDDRYSLLAKAGVRNIQDYNKKLAEGKLKENEETKFVRLPYIVIFIDELADLMLTAAHEVEDPITRLAQLARAVGIHLVLATQRPSVDVITGLIKANFPARIAYQVASRIDSRTILDQNGAEQLLGNGDMLYLAAGSSKPERMQNSFLSTEEIEKVVDFISAQKGYSRPYQLPSVLVKKGNGGAAVGEYDEMFEEAARLVVRHQQASTSFLQRRLKLGYGRAARVIDELENAGIVGPFEGSKGREVLLESEAELDTRLTELGM, encoded by the coding sequence ATGCCTGAACCAAGAGAGAGACTCGAGAAAAATTTGAATCATAAGGACGGCGAGGCCCGGCAGGTCGAAATCGCTTCGGGGCGGGAAAGAAAGCCGGTCAAAGATCAGGTTCGCGGGAAAAGATCACTCAGGTCGGAGGTCATGAATTTCTCGCTAATTATAATTTCAATCCTTGCCGGCTTAAGCATAGTTTCGTATTCGCCTGCCGACGATGCAAACTCCGAGATAGGTTTCTTCGACATGTTCAGGCTGTTCCTGGGCGACGAGGCATTGCGTGCAAAGGCAGACGCGATTCATAACTGGCTCGGAATTTTCGGAGCGTACATCGCCAACTTCTTCGTTAATTCAACTCTCGGATATTTTGCGATCGCGTTTCCGGTCATTCTCCTTATCTTCAGTTGGACTGCACTTCAAAAGAGAGATTATGTTAAAGCCGCCCGGATCAGTACCATGGTGCTGATATACGGCATCGTCATCGCTGTCCTTTCGGGATACCTGAAGGCGCTTTACGGCACGGATAAATTCGGAAAAGAATGGTATGGACTCATCGGGGAGTTTTCTGCACTCGCCTTGATCCGCGCACTCGGAGCGGTCGGCGGTGCAGCAGTAATTTTTCTCGTCCTATTCTCTTTGGTTGTTTTCACTTTGAAGATTTCGCCTCAAGAGCTGGTAAATGCATTCATATGGTTGTTCTCCTTAATTTTTAAATCGATCGGTTCGCTGTTCGCTTTCATTTTCTCACGAAGAAAACCCAAGGGGGAAGTTGTAATTTCAAGGGACGATGAGAAAAGGGTTTTTCCCGTAGAACCTGTCAAAATTGTGCGCGAAGACGCCAGGACCAAGCATGATGCGAATTTGATCGAGGAGGCGAAAGAATTGGTCAAGCGGTCGTTTACCAGAGCGGAGGAAGCCGAAGAGGAAATCTCTGATGAGGAGCCAGAAGAGGGTCGAGAGAAATTGCTCATCACGAGAAAAGTAATTCCGCCGCCCCGGTTTACTGACAGCGAAACAGCGGAGTCGGTAAATCAGGATGAAGAGATCGAGTATACGCCGCCGCCTCTGGACCTCCTCGATGTTCCGGTTCAGGTGGATAAGATTTCCGACGACGAGCTTCGCGCAAATGCGGAGCTGCTTCGTTCGAAGCTGCAAGTCTTCGACATTGAAATAGAAAATGTCAGCGTGATACCGGGCCCGGTAGTGACTTTGTACGAGCTCGTTCCGGCGAGCGGCGTGAAGATCAGTCGGATCACGAGTCTTGAAGACGATCTTGCGCTAGCACTTCAGGCGCGGGGGATAAGAATAATCGCCCCGATACCTGGCAAGGGAGCGGTCGGCGTTGAAATTCCAAACCACAAGCCGCAGATCGTCAACTTCCGCAGCGTCGTCTCGTCTGCTAAGTTTCAGGACCTGCGGTTCAATCTTCCTATCGCAATGGGAAAAACTATTACCGGCGAGATTTTTGTTGACGATCTTTCGAGGATGCCGCACCTTTTGATCGCCGGTGCGACGGGGTCAGGCAAGAGCGTCGGCATTAACACGATCATGATGAGCATGATCTACAAACTCAAACCGTGGGAGATAAAATTTGTAATCATCGATCCGAAGAAAATTGAGCTTTCGCTATATAAGAAGTTGAGCAAGCATTTCCTTGCAGTGTCGCCCGATGTCGATGAAGAAATAATAACGGACGCAGGCAATGCAGTTCTCGCCCTCAAATCTGTCGAATCCGAGATGGACGACCGGTATTCCCTTCTTGCGAAGGCCGGGGTGAGAAATATTCAGGATTATAACAAGAAACTCGCAGAAGGCAAACTAAAGGAGAATGAAGAAACGAAATTCGTCAGGCTTCCGTACATCGTCATCTTCATCGACGAACTTGCCGATCTGATGCTGACTGCCGCTCACGAGGTAGAAGATCCGATCACGCGATTGGCTCAGCTCGCGCGTGCTGTAGGAATCCATCTTGTGCTTGCGACGCAGCGCCCATCGGTCGATGTCATAACCGGGCTTATCAAGGCAAACTTCCCCGCGAGAATTGCTTACCAGGTTGCATCACGCATCGACTCACGTACGATACTTGACCAGAACGGTGCCGAACAGCTTCTCGGCAACGGCGACATGCTGTACTTGGCGGCCGGCAGTTCTAAGCCCGAAAGGATGCAGAACTCGTTCCTCTCCACCGAGGAAATCGAAAAGGTCGTTGACTTCATCTCGGCGCAGAAAGGTTATTCTCGGCCGTACCAGCTTCCATCTGTTCTTGTAAAAAAAGGTAATGGAGGTGCGGCAGTCGGAGAATATGACGAAATGTTCGAAGAGGCAGCACGCCTTGTTGTACGACACCAACAGGCATCGACCTCGTTTTTGCAGAGGAGGTTGAAGCTGGGCTATGGAAGAGCGGCGCGTGTGATCGACGAACTTGAAAATGCCGGAATCGTCGGACCTTTCGAGGGAAGCAAGGGGCGCGAAGTTCTTCTCGAGAGCGAAGCGGAACTGGATACCAGGCTGACTGAATTGGGAATGTGA
- the lolA gene encoding outer membrane lipoprotein chaperone LolA translates to MRIENLGFKVHNYALICVLLLVSSFAFAGDTPTAAEIVKNIRENFNQTHDVIIHFTQTVVMPLSKMSKVTDGTLYLKKGNKYRIETEDNVLVTDGKTSWTYAPSSKRIVVDNYKEDKNTISPDKFLLNVPSDFYVVLLSSNFSDADTTYTLRLTPKNDNSFIRSIKLVVSRNWTVRSAEISDMNDTRYTYTVKDLKINSGLPDSEFEFDPPKDAQIVDLRQH, encoded by the coding sequence ATGAGGATCGAAAACTTAGGATTCAAGGTTCACAATTACGCGCTTATCTGCGTCCTGCTTCTGGTGTCTTCCTTCGCTTTCGCGGGCGATACGCCGACTGCCGCTGAGATTGTCAAAAATATTCGGGAAAATTTCAATCAAACGCATGATGTGATTATTCATTTCACCCAAACAGTCGTCATGCCGCTATCGAAAATGTCGAAGGTGACTGATGGGACCCTTTATTTGAAGAAGGGAAACAAATACCGGATCGAGACGGAAGATAATGTTTTAGTGACCGATGGAAAAACATCGTGGACGTACGCGCCATCTTCCAAGCGGATTGTTGTCGATAATTATAAAGAAGACAAAAATACGATTTCACCCGACAAATTTCTTCTAAACGTTCCTTCGGATTTTTACGTCGTTCTCCTGTCGTCGAATTTCTCCGACGCCGATACGACTTACACGCTTCGGCTGACGCCGAAGAACGACAATTCGTTCATTCGTTCCATAAAGCTGGTTGTCTCCCGCAATTGGACCGTTCGCAGCGCGGAAATATCCGACATGAATGATACCCGGTATACATACACAGTGAAGGATTTAAAAATTAATTCCGGTCTTCCGGATTCTGAATTTGAATTCGATCCGCCGAAAGACGCGCAGATCGTTGATCTGCGCCAGCACTGA
- a CDS encoding lysylphosphatidylglycerol synthase transmembrane domain-containing protein: MKSHQQLLRTLIGLLIAALFVFLAFRGISFESLLHDALHANFFILAAATIVGLLSLFVRGLRWRVILQEIKPEISVVETYGSLMVGYLMNNFVPRLGEIVRAYVTGRSEATRVSGVLGTIVLERLFDMLSSGILFGIVLATYGGGIVAEFPFLRLAGIILIVGSVAIGAVFYISSTVKKANDLLMRFVRFVVPGKFSGRVEEIIGSFLSSFSILRSPESLLRVTVYTALIWIVYIFQIYIPFFAFKSTSVLTFYDSFVLGMITTMAWVIPSPGALGVYHLFVSQTLARLFGVLPDEALAYATLTHLFGYIAITIVGIIFAFIFTQRLKIRSVGKLLEVEERET, translated from the coding sequence TTGAAATCCCACCAACAGCTTCTGCGCACGCTCATCGGCCTCCTGATCGCTGCTTTATTTGTCTTCCTCGCATTCAGAGGAATTTCTTTCGAGTCACTCCTGCATGACGCTCTCCACGCAAACTTTTTCATTCTTGCCGCGGCAACGATCGTGGGTCTGTTGAGCCTTTTCGTCCGCGGGCTTCGGTGGCGCGTTATTCTCCAGGAAATAAAACCCGAAATCTCCGTTGTCGAAACATACGGGAGCTTAATGGTCGGATATCTGATGAACAATTTCGTTCCGCGGCTCGGTGAGATCGTCCGTGCTTATGTGACCGGAAGATCAGAGGCCACAAGGGTCAGCGGCGTATTGGGAACAATCGTTCTCGAAAGACTTTTCGACATGCTTTCCTCGGGCATACTTTTCGGAATTGTCCTGGCGACCTATGGCGGAGGAATAGTTGCAGAATTTCCGTTTCTTCGTCTCGCCGGTATTATTTTGATCGTCGGTTCCGTCGCGATCGGTGCTGTCTTTTATATCTCATCAACGGTCAAGAAGGCTAACGATTTGCTGATGAGGTTCGTCCGGTTCGTCGTCCCGGGGAAATTTTCCGGGAGAGTCGAAGAAATCATCGGTTCATTTCTCTCTTCATTCTCGATTCTTCGTTCGCCGGAAAGCCTTCTTCGAGTTACAGTTTACACTGCACTGATTTGGATCGTCTACATTTTTCAAATCTATATTCCCTTCTTTGCATTCAAATCTACTTCCGTGCTTACCTTTTACGATTCGTTTGTCCTCGGTATGATAACCACCATGGCATGGGTGATACCGAGTCCGGGTGCTCTCGGCGTTTACCATCTTTTCGTTTCGCAGACTCTCGCCAGGCTGTTCGGAGTTTTGCCGGATGAAGCGCTGGCTTATGCCACGCTCACGCATCTCTTTGGATATATTGCAATCACGATTGTTGGAATAATTTTCGCCTTCATTTTTACACAGCGATTGAAAATCCGCTCGGTGGGAAAGCTGCTCGAAGTTGAAGAAAGAGAAACTTAG